A genomic stretch from Malus domestica chromosome 15, GDT2T_hap1 includes:
- the LOC103413836 gene encoding alkylbase DNA glycosidase-like protein mag2 isoform X2, which translates to MGEQTQVQTQAQDQPQTPTQAPTPAQPPPQHDSIDDTTIAQVGPTPTELSNAPSKTSSPPSKIPFRPRKIRKLSPDTADPNSSHQIVAVSETPKPVAATKASKIKTVPQRAVAAPKIVARPLSCEGEIETAIRYLRNADPLLAPLIDRHPRPTFDNFHTPFLALTRSILYQQLAYKAGTSIYTRFIGLCGGEACVVPETVLAQTPQQLRQIGISGRKASYLHDLARKYQNGILSDSAIVNMDDKSLFTMLTMVNGIGSWSVHMFMINSLHRPDVLPINDLGIRKGVQLLYNLEELPRPSQMEQLCEKWRPYRSVATMYMWRFSESNGAPSSAAAVAAGACLRPQQLQQQQQHSQHPQQQQLMDSLSSLINIGACSWAP; encoded by the coding sequence ATGGGCGAGCAAACCCAGGTCCAAACCCAAGCCCAAGACCAGCCCCAGACTCCCACTCAGGCTCCGACTCCGGCTCAGCCGCCGCCGCAGCATGACTCCATCGACGACACCACAATCGCTCAAGTCGGCCCCACACCCACCGAACTGAGCAATGCTCCGTCCAAGACCTCTTCCCCCCCTTCCAAAATCCCGTTCCGCCCCCGAAAGATCCGGAAGCTCTCGCCCGATACCGCCGACCCCAATTCCTCCCATCAAATCGTCGCCGTATCCGAAACTCCCAAACCCGTCGCCGCCACCAAGGCCTCCAAGATCAAGACCGTCCCGCAGCGCGCCGTTGCGGCGCCCAAAATCGTAGCGCGGCCGCTTTCCTGCGAGGGAGAGATCGAGACGGCGATTCGCTATCTCCGAAACGCTGATCCGCTCCTAGCTCCGTTGatcgaccgccacccgcggccgACCTTCGACAACTTCCACACACCCTTCCTCGCCCTAACCCGCAGCATTCTCTACCAGCAACTCGCATACAAGGCCGGCACGTCGATCTACACGCGCTTCATCGGGCTGTGCGGCGGCGAGGCCTGCGTCGTACCCGAAACCGTGCTCGCCCAGACGCCACAGCAGCTCCGGCAAATCGGAATTTCGGGCCGGAAAGCGAGTTACCTCCACGACTTGGCGCGGAAGTACCAGAACGGCATTCTGTCGGACTCGGCGATTGTAAATATGGACGACAAGTCGTTGTTCACAATGCTGACGATGGTCAACGGGATCGGGTCTTGGTCTGTGCACATGTTCATGATTAACTCGCTGCACAGGCCCGACGTGCTTCCGATCAACGACCTCGGAATCCGAAAAGGCGTTCAGCTTCTGTACAATCTCGAGGAGTTGCCTCGGCCGTCGCAGATGGAGCAGCTGTGCGAAAAGTGGCGGCCATACCGGTCTGTAGCGACGATGTATATGTGGAGATTTTCCGAGTCAAATGGGGCTCCTTCCAGCGCAGCCGCCGTGGCAGCCGGTGCTTGTCTGCGACCACAGCAgcttcagcagcagcagcagcactcGCAGCATCCCCAGCAACAGCAGCTTATGGATTCCCTCAGCAGTCTTATTAACATTGG
- the LOC103413836 gene encoding DNA-3-methyladenine glycosylase-like isoform X1, which produces MGEQTQVQTQAQDQPQTPTQAPTPAQPPPQHDSIDDTTIAQVGPTPTELSNAPSKTSSPPSKIPFRPRKIRKLSPDTADPNSSHQIVAVSETPKPVAATKASKIKTVPQRAVAAPKIVARPLSCEGEIETAIRYLRNADPLLAPLIDRHPRPTFDNFHTPFLALTRSILYQQLAYKAGTSIYTRFIGLCGGEACVVPETVLAQTPQQLRQIGISGRKASYLHDLARKYQNGILSDSAIVNMDDKSLFTMLTMVNGIGSWSVHMFMINSLHRPDVLPINDLGIRKGVQLLYNLEELPRPSQMEQLCEKWRPYRSVATMYMWRFSESNGAPSSAAAVAAGACLRPQQLQQQQQHSQHPQQQQLMDSLSSLINIGNGACIHGELSFSMPCDAGPVPGHLEREWN; this is translated from the coding sequence ATGGGCGAGCAAACCCAGGTCCAAACCCAAGCCCAAGACCAGCCCCAGACTCCCACTCAGGCTCCGACTCCGGCTCAGCCGCCGCCGCAGCATGACTCCATCGACGACACCACAATCGCTCAAGTCGGCCCCACACCCACCGAACTGAGCAATGCTCCGTCCAAGACCTCTTCCCCCCCTTCCAAAATCCCGTTCCGCCCCCGAAAGATCCGGAAGCTCTCGCCCGATACCGCCGACCCCAATTCCTCCCATCAAATCGTCGCCGTATCCGAAACTCCCAAACCCGTCGCCGCCACCAAGGCCTCCAAGATCAAGACCGTCCCGCAGCGCGCCGTTGCGGCGCCCAAAATCGTAGCGCGGCCGCTTTCCTGCGAGGGAGAGATCGAGACGGCGATTCGCTATCTCCGAAACGCTGATCCGCTCCTAGCTCCGTTGatcgaccgccacccgcggccgACCTTCGACAACTTCCACACACCCTTCCTCGCCCTAACCCGCAGCATTCTCTACCAGCAACTCGCATACAAGGCCGGCACGTCGATCTACACGCGCTTCATCGGGCTGTGCGGCGGCGAGGCCTGCGTCGTACCCGAAACCGTGCTCGCCCAGACGCCACAGCAGCTCCGGCAAATCGGAATTTCGGGCCGGAAAGCGAGTTACCTCCACGACTTGGCGCGGAAGTACCAGAACGGCATTCTGTCGGACTCGGCGATTGTAAATATGGACGACAAGTCGTTGTTCACAATGCTGACGATGGTCAACGGGATCGGGTCTTGGTCTGTGCACATGTTCATGATTAACTCGCTGCACAGGCCCGACGTGCTTCCGATCAACGACCTCGGAATCCGAAAAGGCGTTCAGCTTCTGTACAATCTCGAGGAGTTGCCTCGGCCGTCGCAGATGGAGCAGCTGTGCGAAAAGTGGCGGCCATACCGGTCTGTAGCGACGATGTATATGTGGAGATTTTCCGAGTCAAATGGGGCTCCTTCCAGCGCAGCCGCCGTGGCAGCCGGTGCTTGTCTGCGACCACAGCAgcttcagcagcagcagcagcactcGCAGCATCCCCAGCAACAGCAGCTTATGGATTCCCTCAGCAGTCTTATTAACATTGG